From the genome of Streptomyces sp. NBC_01260, one region includes:
- a CDS encoding erythromycin esterase family protein, protein MATEIKDIAHAVEASAVMKLLPARPRLLALGEPTHGEDALLDVRNELFRQLVEQEGYRTIAIESDCLMGLVVDGYVTSGTGTLDQVMEHGFSHGWGASAANRELVRWMRAHNDGRPASERIRFAGFDGPLEITGAASPRPALTALHGYLSAQVDAGLLPCTAETLDRLLGTDDRWTNPAAMMDPTQSVGQSEEAGELRLLADDLVALLDAQTPHLITATSWDDWDRARLYGRTATGLLRYHFRMADTSPSRMTWLVSLRDSMMAANLLAIAERGPALVHAHNGHLQRDKSTTRMGGLPLEWWSAGAHVSAHLGAEYAFVATVLGTIRHQGVDTPAPDTVEGLLYALPEDRCVVDAPRLAIALGDTRPEPRVSPYYGYAPLDPAHLARVDGIVFVKDVPQS, encoded by the coding sequence ATGGCTACTGAAATCAAGGACATCGCCCATGCCGTCGAGGCCTCCGCCGTCATGAAACTGCTCCCGGCCCGGCCGCGGCTGCTCGCTCTGGGCGAGCCCACCCACGGCGAGGACGCTCTGCTCGACGTGCGCAACGAGCTCTTCCGCCAGCTCGTCGAGCAGGAGGGCTACCGGACGATCGCGATCGAGAGCGACTGTCTGATGGGCCTGGTCGTGGATGGCTACGTCACTTCCGGCACAGGCACTCTCGACCAGGTCATGGAGCACGGGTTCAGCCACGGCTGGGGTGCCTCAGCGGCCAACCGCGAGCTCGTGCGCTGGATGCGCGCCCACAACGACGGCCGCCCCGCGTCCGAGCGGATCCGCTTCGCCGGTTTCGACGGCCCGCTGGAGATCACCGGCGCCGCGAGCCCCCGGCCCGCTCTTACCGCGCTCCACGGCTATCTCTCGGCCCAGGTGGACGCGGGCCTGCTCCCCTGCACCGCGGAAACGCTCGACCGCCTGCTCGGCACCGACGACCGGTGGACCAATCCCGCCGCGATGATGGACCCGACCCAGTCCGTGGGGCAGTCGGAAGAGGCCGGGGAGCTGCGGCTGCTCGCCGACGATCTGGTGGCCCTGCTCGACGCGCAGACGCCACACCTGATCACCGCGACCTCGTGGGACGACTGGGACCGGGCGCGCCTGTACGGGCGCACCGCCACCGGGCTGCTGCGGTACCACTTCCGGATGGCCGACACTTCGCCGAGCCGCATGACATGGCTGGTGAGCCTGCGGGACTCGATGATGGCCGCCAACCTGCTCGCCATCGCCGAACGGGGCCCGGCGCTGGTCCACGCCCACAACGGGCACCTTCAGCGGGACAAGAGCACGACGCGGATGGGCGGCCTGCCGCTGGAGTGGTGGAGCGCCGGCGCGCACGTGAGCGCACACCTGGGTGCGGAGTATGCCTTCGTGGCCACGGTCCTCGGCACGATCCGGCACCAGGGAGTGGACACCCCGGCACCGGACACCGTCGAGGGGCTCCTGTACGCGCTCCCCGAGGACCGCTGCGTCGTCGACGCTCCCCGGCTGGCCATCGCCCTCGGCGACACGCGGCCCGAACCCCGCGTGTCCCCCTACTACGGCTATGCCCCGCTCGACCCGGCCCATCTGGCCCGAGTCGACGGGATCGTCTTCGTCAAGGACGTCCCGCAGAGCTAG
- a CDS encoding TioE family transcriptional regulator, translating into MRRNLQNGERLRPVDLARGHGLSTQAIRNYEEAGILPAAGRSPHGYRTYTPLHAGALRAFLALVPGHGHRTATSIMRAVNEGAADEAFHLIDESHAQLHDDRRTLQAVESALRDLEPTTASGAGAGSDAAATPGPGGTFIGPLAGKLGIRPATLRKWEGAGLVSPGRDPLTGYRVYDEADVRDARLAHQLRRGGYLLEQIAPLIAQVRAAGGLEPLEAALGDWRGRLSARGRAMLTGAAELEAYLHQRDAASAAGVGPVLD; encoded by the coding sequence ATGAGACGAAACCTTCAAAACGGTGAACGGCTCAGGCCGGTTGATCTGGCGCGCGGGCACGGTCTGTCCACCCAGGCGATCAGGAACTACGAAGAGGCCGGCATCCTTCCGGCCGCCGGCCGCTCACCCCACGGATACCGCACCTACACCCCGCTGCACGCGGGTGCCCTGCGCGCATTTCTCGCCCTGGTGCCCGGCCACGGCCACCGGACGGCGACGTCGATCATGCGCGCGGTGAACGAGGGCGCGGCCGATGAGGCGTTCCACCTCATCGACGAGAGCCACGCCCAGCTCCACGACGACCGCCGGACCCTCCAGGCTGTGGAGAGCGCCCTCCGTGACCTGGAGCCCACCACGGCGTCCGGGGCCGGTGCGGGCTCGGACGCCGCCGCGACCCCCGGGCCCGGTGGCACGTTCATCGGGCCGCTCGCGGGGAAGCTCGGAATCCGGCCCGCGACGCTGCGCAAATGGGAGGGCGCCGGGCTCGTGAGCCCGGGCCGCGACCCGCTGACCGGCTACCGCGTCTACGACGAGGCCGACGTACGCGATGCCCGGCTGGCCCACCAACTGAGGCGGGGCGGCTATCTGCTGGAGCAGATCGCCCCGCTGATCGCCCAGGTGCGGGCGGCCGGCGGGCTGGAGCCGCTGGAGGCCGCACTGGGCGACTGGCGCGGCCGGCTGTCCGCCCGCGGGCGGGCGATGCTGACCGGGGCCGCAGAGTTGGAGGCGTACCTCCATCAGCGCGATGCCGCTTCGGCCGCCGGTGTCGGCCCGGTCCTGGACTGA